The Photobacterium sp. CCB-ST2H9 DNA segment ATGCCATCAGACATCAAGCAACGACGTGAGCAGAAGGTATGGCGTGTTGTAAATGAGCTGGAAGCCGAGCAACGGTTCTTGCGTTCCGAGTAGCGGAACCACCAGCGCTTCAAGAGGAAAAAACGAGGTCAGTGTGAGGGCACTGGCCTCGTTTTTTCATGATGTCATTTGTGCCGGGCAGCCAGTAAAGCCAGAGCCGCATTTGAATTGGGTTGCTTGCCCAAACGCCGGCAAATTGCTGCTCCCGCTTCAGCCAGCTTCATGAGATTAATCCCGGTGCTGATACCTGACTGTTCACAGAGATACACCACATCTTCGGTTGCGACATTTCCGCTTGCACCAGGTGCGTAAGGACATCCGCCCAAACCGGCAACACTGGCGTCAATCGTTGAAATCCCCATTAACAGTGACTGGTAGATATTGGCAAGTGCCTGCCCCCAGGTATTGTGGCAGTGAACGGCCAGAGTCTGTACAGGCATATCCTCCATACAGGCTTCAAGCATGGCTGCAAACCGAAGGGGAGTGGCCTTGCCAATGGTGTCTCCCAGCGAGATTTCATAGCACCCCATGTTGAAGAGCGTTTGGGCAATACGGGCAGTTTGTGCCGGAAGCGTCGGGCCGTCATAAGGGCAGTCTGTCACGCAGGACAGGTAGCCACGCACCGCAATCCCGTTTTCTCTCGCGTGGTGAATCACGGGTTCAAAGCGTTTCAGGCTCTCTGCAATGCTGCAGTTGATATTATGCTGGCTGAACCCTTCTGATGCGGAAGCAAAAACAGCAATCTCATCGGCGCCTGCCTCAATTGCCAGCTCAAGGCCTTTCATATTTGGCGTTAGGGCCGCGTAGGTAATTCCCGAAACGCGGTTGATTTGTTGAAAGACTTCTGCAGAATCGGCCATTTGCGGCACCCATTTGGGTGAAACAAAGGAGCCCGCTTCAATATGGCGAAGTCCGGTTGCTGAAAGCTGATTGATCAAAGTGACTTTATCGGCCGTACTGACACTGAGCTCATTCTGCAAGCCGTCTCTTGGTCCGACTTCGACAATTTTGACCTCTTTGGGAACTTGCGCATGCAATGTGGCTGACGGCATCAACGTATCTTTGCTCATGCTGATTTCACTCCGTATGGCCCGGTTCTTCACCGGTGGCACTGAGCTGTACCAGTTCCTGCCCATGCTGAACCTGATCGCCATTGCTGACCAGCACGGAGATAATCTGGCCATCATGTGGTGCCCGGACGGTGTATTCCATCTTCATGGCTTCAATGACCACCAGCCCCTGATCTTTTTCGATCGTATCGCCGGGCTGACATAAAACTTCAGACACAATGCCGTTGAGTGGCGCGACAGGGCTGTCGTTTTGGTCTGAACGATGGTGGCTGAAGTTGGGACGCAACTGATACTGCTGTTGCTCACCATGGGTGAATGCCAGCAGCGCATCTGAATCGGCCAGCCGGACCAGGCGGATCTGATGACGAGCACCATGGATTTCAACTTTGCAGTCAATGACAGATACTTGCGAATCCAGCTCTAGCAAAGTGATATACACAGGTGTCAATTGCAGGGTGTCTGATCCGGACATCCATTGTTTCAGCCAGATCCGGCCGTCTGAAACGCTTTCAAATACGAAGAGACAGCTGTCATTCTGAGGATCGCAAAGCGTGATGTTGTGCAGACTGCGCTGGTTGAGTCGCCAGCCTGTCAGTTCGCGCTGAGCAGCTTGCTGAAAACACAGGGTGACGGCACACAGCAGCTGATTGAGCGGGAGGTGGACGGGCTCACCGGTGATTGATTTTATTTCCAACAGAGCAGCCGAGTCTGCGGATAAGGCGTCCTGATGATGTTCAATAAAATGGGTACTCAGCGAACCCTGAACAAAAGCCTCGTGACTGAGAATGCGCTGCAGATATTTCAGGTTTGTGGCAAGACCGCCGAGCTGATAATCAGATAAAAGTGTTTTCAATTGCTGAATGGCACTTTGTCGGTCTTCTGCCCAGGCAATGACTTTCGCCAGCATGGGGTCATAATGTGTCGTGACGGTGTCACCTTCAGCAATGCCGCTGTCGACGCGCGCCCGAATCTGATGTCCCGGGAGGGCCGCTGCATGCTCTGTAACCGGTTCCCTCAGGTACTGTATTAAGCCAGATGCGGGTAAAAAGTCCTGCTCGGTATCCTCTGCATAAAGCCTGGCTTCAACCGCATGGCCGCGATGCTGAATTTCATGCTGTGCGAGGGGAAGGCGATACCCTTCGGCAACCCGAATTTGCCACTGGACTAAATCCTGGCCGGTAATCAGCTCGGTGACCGGATGTTCAACCTGAAGCCGGGTGTTCATTTCCATGAAATAATACGCCTGACTCTGACTGTCATAGAGAAACTCAACAGTCCCAGCGCCGACATACTGAATGGCCAGCGCTGCCTGTACAGCAGCTTCACCCATCTCTTTTCTCAGGCGATCACTGAGGCCGGGAGCCGGGGCTTCTTCAATGATTTTCTGGTGACGTCGCTGAACAGAACAATCACGATCTGACAGATAAACGCAGTTGCCATGCTGATCGGCAAAAATCTGAACTTCAATGTGACGTGGCTGAGTCAGGTATTTTTCAAGCAACAGGGTCTGGTCCCCAAATGCGGATTTCGCTTCCCGCCGGGCAGACTGAACGGCTTCCGTCAGTTCACTTTCCCGGTGGACGATTTTCATCCCTTTACCACCACCGCCTAAAGCTGGTTTCAGAATCACCGGGTAGCCAATCTGAGCGGCTGTCTTTGTCAGATTCTCAAGGTTATCTTCGTCACCGTGATAGCCGGGTAAAAGCGGCACACCGGCTTTAGACATGATGGTTTTTGCATCGGATTTCGAGCTCATTGCGGCCATCGCTGAAGGGCCCGGGCCGATAAAAATAATTTGGTTGTGCTGGCAAGCTCTTGCGAATGCGACGTTCTCAGAGAGGAAGCCATAGCCGGGATGAATTGCATCAGCCTGGCTGTTTTTGGCGGCATCAATCAGTTTGTCGATGGCCAGATAGGAATCCAGAGCCGGGGCAGGCCCGATACAGAGTGCCTCGTCTGCCATACGGACGTGCCGGGCATGTCGGTCAGCTTCAGAGTAGACGGCAATCGTGGTGATGCCCATGCTTTTTGCAGTCTGAATGACGCGGCAGGCAATTTCGCCGCGGTTCGCGATGAGCAGGCGGCGAATGGCGGTATGTGTGTCGGCAGATGCAGAAGATCCAAGTGCGCCTGTTATGGCAGGTTGTTCCTGGAGTGGCTGCAGCAGATCACCGGGTTTACTCATCATGCTCTCCTTGCATAGAGTGATTCTCTTGAATCCAGTTCGGGCGTCGCTTGTCAAAAAATGCAGATAAACCTTCCTGACCCTGTTCAGAGACACGGATGTCAGCAATCATTTCACTGGTCAGCTGAATCAGTTCATCATCGATTGGGGAGGTCTCACAGTGACGGCACAGCAATTTGACCTGACTCATGGCCTGAGGACTGTTCGCAAGCAGCGCATTGATCGTCTGTTGCAGCCGGGCCTCAAGTTGCGCTTCGGAACAGACTTCATGCAGGATGCCCAGTTCCTGAGCGCGCTGTGCATCAAAGGCTTCCGCTGTCAGCATCAGACGCCGGGCCTGTCGTTGCCCGAGGGTGCGGCAGACATAAGGTCCGATCGTTGCGGGAATCAGGCCCAATTTGACTTCGCTTAAACAGAAACGCGTATTTTCTGTTCCCAGCGCGATGTCACTACAGCAAATCAGCCCCAATGCACCGCCGTATGCAGAGCCCTGAACGGAAACGATCGTCGGATGAGGGAAGG contains these protein-coding regions:
- a CDS encoding hydroxymethylglutaryl-CoA lyase — protein: MSKDTLMPSATLHAQVPKEVKIVEVGPRDGLQNELSVSTADKVTLINQLSATGLRHIEAGSFVSPKWVPQMADSAEVFQQINRVSGITYAALTPNMKGLELAIEAGADEIAVFASASEGFSQHNINCSIAESLKRFEPVIHHARENGIAVRGYLSCVTDCPYDGPTLPAQTARIAQTLFNMGCYEISLGDTIGKATPLRFAAMLEACMEDMPVQTLAVHCHNTWGQALANIYQSLLMGISTIDASVAGLGGCPYAPGASGNVATEDVVYLCEQSGISTGINLMKLAEAGAAICRRLGKQPNSNAALALLAARHK
- a CDS encoding biotin carboxylase N-terminal domain-containing protein encodes the protein MMSKPGDLLQPLQEQPAITGALGSSASADTHTAIRRLLIANRGEIACRVIQTAKSMGITTIAVYSEADRHARHVRMADEALCIGPAPALDSYLAIDKLIDAAKNSQADAIHPGYGFLSENVAFARACQHNQIIFIGPGPSAMAAMSSKSDAKTIMSKAGVPLLPGYHGDEDNLENLTKTAAQIGYPVILKPALGGGGKGMKIVHRESELTEAVQSARREAKSAFGDQTLLLEKYLTQPRHIEVQIFADQHGNCVYLSDRDCSVQRRHQKIIEEAPAPGLSDRLRKEMGEAAVQAALAIQYVGAGTVEFLYDSQSQAYYFMEMNTRLQVEHPVTELITGQDLVQWQIRVAEGYRLPLAQHEIQHRGHAVEARLYAEDTEQDFLPASGLIQYLREPVTEHAAALPGHQIRARVDSGIAEGDTVTTHYDPMLAKVIAWAEDRQSAIQQLKTLLSDYQLGGLATNLKYLQRILSHEAFVQGSLSTHFIEHHQDALSADSAALLEIKSITGEPVHLPLNQLLCAVTLCFQQAAQRELTGWRLNQRSLHNITLCDPQNDSCLFVFESVSDGRIWLKQWMSGSDTLQLTPVYITLLELDSQVSVIDCKVEIHGARHQIRLVRLADSDALLAFTHGEQQQYQLRPNFSHHRSDQNDSPVAPLNGIVSEVLCQPGDTIEKDQGLVVIEAMKMEYTVRAPHDGQIISVLVSNGDQVQHGQELVQLSATGEEPGHTE
- a CDS encoding enoyl-CoA hydratase-related protein gives rise to the protein MTFQGTPVFQPGNIAEILHATARDTVLCTINRQGVATLTLNRPEKYNAFDDHFIAALRHYLKQLARHPDVRVLLLNATGKHFSAGADLNWMISMASKSRHENLNDAQALALLMHELDTFPHPTIVSVQGSAYGGALGLICCSDIALGTENTRFCLSEVKLGLIPATIGPYVCRTLGQRQARRLMLTAEAFDAQRAQELGILHEVCSEAQLEARLQQTINALLANSPQAMSQVKLLCRHCETSPIDDELIQLTSEMIADIRVSEQGQEGLSAFFDKRRPNWIQENHSMQGEHDE